In the genome of Cupriavidus taiwanensis, one region contains:
- the kdgD gene encoding 5-dehydro-4-deoxyglucarate dehydratase, which produces MLAPNELKQIVSEGLLSFPITDFDAQGDFAPKSYAARLEWLAPYGATALFAAGGTGEFFSLTPQDYSAVVDTAVRTCAGKVPILAGAGGPTRTAIAYAQEAQRLGAAGVLLLPHYLTEASQDGIAAHVEEVCKAVDIGVIVYNRANSKLNADQLARLAARCPNLIGFKDGVGDIEAMVSIRRKLGDRFSYLGGLPTAEVYAAAYKALGVPVYSSAVFNFIPKTAMDFYRAIAADDHDTVGRLIDDFFLPYLAIRNRKAGYAVSIVKAGARLVGRDGGPVRAPLTDLTGEEMEMLGALINKLGPQ; this is translated from the coding sequence ATGCTCGCACCCAACGAACTCAAGCAAATCGTCTCCGAAGGCCTGCTGTCCTTCCCCATCACCGACTTCGACGCCCAGGGCGACTTCGCGCCGAAGTCCTACGCCGCGCGCCTGGAATGGCTGGCTCCCTACGGCGCCACCGCGCTGTTCGCGGCCGGCGGCACGGGCGAGTTCTTCTCGCTGACGCCGCAGGACTACTCCGCCGTGGTCGACACCGCCGTGCGCACCTGCGCCGGCAAGGTGCCGATCCTGGCCGGCGCCGGCGGCCCGACCCGCACCGCCATCGCCTACGCGCAGGAAGCCCAGCGCCTGGGCGCCGCGGGCGTGCTGCTGCTGCCGCACTACCTGACCGAAGCCAGCCAGGACGGCATTGCCGCCCACGTGGAAGAAGTCTGCAAGGCGGTCGATATCGGCGTGATCGTCTACAACCGCGCCAATTCGAAGCTCAACGCCGACCAGTTGGCCCGCCTGGCCGCGCGCTGCCCCAACCTGATCGGCTTCAAGGACGGCGTGGGCGACATCGAAGCCATGGTCAGCATCCGCCGCAAGCTGGGCGACCGCTTCTCCTACCTGGGCGGCCTGCCCACCGCCGAGGTCTATGCCGCGGCGTACAAGGCGCTGGGCGTGCCGGTGTATTCGTCGGCGGTGTTCAACTTCATCCCGAAGACGGCGATGGACTTCTACCGTGCCATCGCCGCGGACGACCACGACACCGTGGGCCGCCTGATCGACGACTTCTTCCTGCCCTACCTCGCCATCCGCAACCGCAAGGCCGGCTATGCGGTCAGCATCGTCAAGGCGGGCGCGCGCCTGGTGGGCCGCGACGGCGGTCCCGTGCGCGCGCCGCTGACGGACCTGACCGGCGAGGAAATGGAGATGCTGGGCGCGCTGATCAACAAGCTCGGACCGCAGTAA